The Bacteroidia bacterium genome includes a window with the following:
- a CDS encoding tetratricopeptide repeat protein: MKKISITVLMFALLAFSGNVFAQSHKLTDAWFAMKNNDLVRAKQSIDEAYEHETTKGTAKMYYYRGLVYMQIAANAQDDVKFKELDSQASLKSAESFYQYLISTEKKKKGELEDVYANMLYSANFCLVDAGAFADKGQYQLAVKYAEAAYHLTLHDEKQNLKQNGITTNKALLSMYYYANEGGDRVNSRKFLNMLIDNKYDEPQLYIFLAQSYFQEGDSATGIQVLEKGRNIYPENKDLLLEEIGYYLAKGKTDELLDRFNQAIESDPENSNYYFYRGSLFHQKKDYASAERDYRKAIELNENNMDAKYNLGAMFIDQTVPIIEKMNANASNFALYDDLEAKKYALYEKALPYLKEAYESGEIKEKEEKINLLTILRDFYKFKKDRTNMEYYQNEIEKVNSGK, encoded by the coding sequence ATGAAGAAGATATCAATAACAGTATTAATGTTCGCACTGCTTGCCTTCAGTGGAAATGTGTTTGCTCAATCACATAAATTGACAGATGCATGGTTTGCCATGAAAAATAATGACCTTGTACGTGCAAAACAATCCATAGATGAAGCCTATGAACATGAAACCACAAAAGGTACGGCTAAAATGTATTATTATCGAGGATTGGTGTATATGCAAATTGCAGCCAATGCCCAAGATGATGTAAAATTTAAAGAGTTGGATTCTCAAGCATCTCTGAAATCAGCTGAATCTTTTTATCAATACTTGATTTCAACAGAGAAAAAGAAAAAAGGTGAGTTAGAAGATGTTTATGCAAACATGCTTTATTCAGCCAATTTCTGTTTAGTAGATGCAGGTGCTTTTGCTGACAAAGGTCAATATCAACTCGCTGTGAAATATGCAGAGGCTGCATATCATTTGACCTTGCATGATGAGAAACAAAATCTTAAACAAAATGGTATTACCACCAACAAGGCTTTGCTCAGCATGTATTATTATGCAAATGAAGGTGGTGATAGAGTGAATTCAAGAAAATTCTTGAATATGTTGATTGATAATAAGTATGATGAACCTCAATTATATATTTTCCTTGCTCAATCTTATTTCCAAGAAGGTGATTCAGCAACAGGAATTCAGGTTTTGGAAAAAGGACGGAATATATATCCTGAAAACAAGGATTTGTTATTAGAGGAAATTGGATATTATCTTGCAAAAGGTAAGACAGATGAGTTGTTGGACAGATTCAATCAAGCCATAGAGTCCGATCCCGAAAATTCTAATTATTATTTTTACAGAGGCTCTTTGTTTCATCAAAAGAAAGATTATGCATCTGCCGAGAGAGATTATAGAAAAGCAATTGAACTAAATGAAAATAATATGGATGCTAAGTATAACCTTGGTGCAATGTTTATTGATCAAACGGTTCCAATTATTGAAAAGATGAATGCAAATGCTTCTAATTTTGCTTTGTACGATGATTTAGAAGCAAAAAAGTATGCTTTATATGAGAAGGCTTTACCTTACTTGAAAGAAGCATATGAGTCAGGTGAAATAAAAGAAAAAGAAGAAAAAATCAACCTGCTGACTATACTTCGTGATTTTTATAAATTTAAAAAGGATAGGACAAATATGGAGTACTATCAGAATGAGATTGAGAAAGTGAACTCAGGAAAGTAA